The window ctagtgggattccgcaaggctcagtgctgggaccccagctatttacaatatatattaatgatctggatgaggaaattgaaggcaatatctccaagtttgcggatgacactaagctggggggcagtgttagctgtgaggaggatgctaggagactgcaaggtgacttggataggctgggtgagtgggcaaatgtttggcagatgcagtataatgtggataaatgtgaggttatccattttggtggcaaaaacaggaaagcagactattatctaaatggtggccgactaggaaaaggggagatgcagcgagacctgggtgtcatggtacaccagtcattgaaagtaggcatgcaggtgcagcaggcagtgaagaaagcgaatggtatgttagctttcatagcaaaaggatttgagtataggagcagggaggttctactgcagttgtacagggtcttggtgagaccacacctggagtattgcgtacagttttggtctccaaatctgaggaaggacattattgccatagagggagtgcagagaaggttcaccagactgattcctgggatatcaggactgtcttatgaagaaagactggatagacttggtttatactctctataatttaggagattgagaggggatcttatagaaacatataaaattcttaaggggttggacaggctagatgcaggaagtttgctcccgatgttggggaagtccaggacaaggggtcacagcttaaggataagggggaaatcctttaaaaccgagatgagaagaacttttttcacacagagagtggtgaatctctggaactctctgccacagagggtagtcgaggccagttcattggctatatttaagagggagttagttgtggctaaggggatcagagggtatggagagaaggcaggtacgggatactgagttggatgatcagccatgatcatattgaatggcggtgcaggctcgaatggcctactcctgcacctaatttctatggttctataaTGCTTCCACTCGACAGAAAGGAGAAACTCCGCCGGTACAAGATACAAAGCAAGAAAGAGTTAGTTCCTTGGGTCCTGAGATCATTCTAGTCTCCAGGACCCCAACAGGATCTGTAAGAGTTGGCGGAGATATGATGAACATCCTTGGACGCTGTGGTTCCTTGTCCTGAGCTTCAATGTTGGACCAGGAtaagttggtgatatttacacttgGGGACTTGCAACTCCATCTCGGCACCATCCATGCGggtgtacagaaggatcttgggtgCAAGTTCATATCCGCCTGAAAATGGTGACACAGGTGGATAGGCTAATGAAGGGATTGGGAGATACTGTTGTAAAGTGGGCGTGTGGCAGAGAGGGTCATGATCTCGGCGGATAGTGCGGCAACTGAGACGGCTGGGTTACAGATACTGCTCCGCTTGTCGGGAGCAATGCCGGGACTGGAGAACACGGCGTGAATGTTAGGCGGAGGTGGGAGGTATTTCCTGAACCTGAGGCGGTGTGGCATGGTCAGGGAATGATCGATAGGGAGTCAATGAGTTCAGGGTAGAGGGGGTCAAGGTCAGGCCCACACGGGAGTGAGTGCTCGCTCACCTGGGGAATGGTCAGTCCGGAACCCTCTGGTCCTTGAAGCAATGGAGAAAGCAGGGGCCGCGGTGAAGGCCGACTTCCCCGAGTTCTCTGGAGCGTAGTAACCTGCAAGGGGGACCACACGGACCGGCTGAGGACACCATTACAGCGGAGCCAACCGCAACACACCCTCCCCATGGGGACCGGCAGGTGGTAGCAGTCAGCGGTACAACGGGGTTACAGACGGGATGGGGAactgtgtgtggggtgggagatgggCGACTGGtacagggtggggggtggggggagtattACAGACTGGATGGGGAGTTGTTACAgacaggtggtggtggtggtgatacaGACGGGGTGCCTCACGAACATTATGGGCTGGGTAATTGTATTAGACAATGGTGTTTGTGGAAATGTACGGGGCTGAGGTACGGCCTGGTGTTGGGGTCCACAGTCTTTGGGATAAGGTGTCGATTTGGGGTACACACTGTTTGGGATATGTTTTTAGGTCCCCGTTTTTGGGGTACGCGGACTTTGGGGTGCAGTGCGTGTGGGTGCCCTCCCCTCGCCCCGTTACCTGGCCCCGGCGTCTTGAACGGTTTGAGGTCCTTGGGCCGCCCGTACAGCGAGTAGGCGGGGGCTCCGTCGCGGCCCCGGTGGGTGAGCAGCGAGGGCACGAGGTAGGCCGGCCCCGGTGAGCTGTCCACCGTCAGGCGGGCGTGGGGCACCCCGAAACTGTACGACGGAGAGCGGAACCGTGTCGCATCGTGCAACTCGTAACCTGTGGTGTGACGAAGGAGGGGTCAGTGGAGGAGATGGCCAGTGGaaggggagaatgggggggggggaggggagtgcggGTCgccgtggaggaggggagagagttggGGTGTGATGAAGAGGGAGATTGAATGAGAAGGTGTTGGGATATGAGGAGCGGGGATTATAGAGTCAACTCCCTCCTCGGGCAGTTCGTTCCCTACACGCatcaccctccgtgtgaaaatgttgcccctcaggttcacaaTAAACACTTAAAATCCACGTCTACTCGTTTGTAACTCTCAAACTGTGGGAACACGACTGTGGCGAAACGCCTTATCCATGCACCTTGTGATTCTATAAATCtctacaaggtcacccctcagactcCAAGACGGGCGATTGAGTCACGGTCCACCCGatctctctctctaactctcccTCCCGTCCCGGTAGCTCGATAATCGTGACCTATTGTGCAGAGCCACAACACTACTAGAGACTGATGCCATAGCAACTCAATCCCTGCATACCAGGAAGAGGATTAAAGCCACAGACAGTCACCTCTCAGCATCACATTGCGCCCACAACTACACAGTGGTGATACAGAacctacacacagacacacaccaacacacacacacatccccacacacacagacacacaccaacacacacacacacccacacataccccaacacacacacacaaagtcccAACACAGAACGCTAAAACACTCATagcaacacacccacacacacataccaacacacacacacacagtccccacATATACCCGAGTAGACACACCCTAACACACACagcctaacacacacacacacacatccacatacacacacccccacacacacacataccctttAATTCACACATCCCAACCAGAACCGTCCCCAGATGTTTGGGTCAATTTTACACTGTTGTCCACACCTCCTCGTCACCAGCGGCTGAACCTGGCGCACTGAACACCGGACCCTGCCCCGATCTGACCCTGCCCAGCTGCAGCCTCGATGCGCGGAGGCTCCGATGAGCGGCACCTACCGGTCGTGCCGCGGAGACCGTACTTAGGTCCGGGGCTGCTGTAGAAGGCGGCGATCGGTCCCCTGGGCCGGTGGGGTTTCCAGGGACCGACCCACATCCCGGAGCTCATGGCCAGAGTGTCGGCGGCACCTGCGGGTGACACAGCGGTAAACGCGACCCGCACCCATGGGACCCGCACCCTTGGGACCCGCACCCATGGGACCCGCACCCATAGGACCCTCACCCTTGGGACCTGCACCCTTGGGACCCGCACCCTTGGGACCCACACCCACGGGACCCGCACCTATGACCCCCCCTCCCATGCACCCATGGGACCCGCACCCTTGGGACCAACACCCACGGGACCCGCACccatgacccccccccctcccacgcaCCCACGGGACCCGCACCCTTGGGACCCACGCCCACGGGACCCACacctatgcccccccccccccccccgggacccgCACCCTTGGGACCCGCATCCTTGGGACCAACACCCACGGGACCCGCATCTATGGGGCCCGCACCCACGGGACCCGCATCTATGGGACACGCATCCatgacccccacgcacccacgggACCCACGCCCACGGGCAGCGGGGCGGGCAGGCGGACGCGGAGGGGCCCCGTTTGACGCTGTTACCAGCAGACGGGGTGACGGGCGGCGAGCGCGGACGCGGACGCGCGGTCGGTGTCTGCGGTTCTGAACCCAGGACACAGTCCGGCGCCGCCGCTTCCCATCTCCATGGAGACCGTACACAATCCGGCATCCCCGCCCACCCGGAGCTAGAACTTGCTCCACATCCGCACCATGAAACGTTATTGCGAATTGGAATAAACTGAATCCCAACACGTTTAATAccaacattaaaaacaagagggaaaCCAGGGAGACggatcaaggataaaggagggaatttcagCCTGGGGATGTGAGGGTGCGGGTGCGGGCGCGGTACTAAACGAGAAATGAATCTGTTTTCGCCAAGAGTTAAGATTTGGACATGGTGATGCAGAATGTTAAGGCACATGAGATCCGTGAAAGAATGGATTTGAAATGGACCTGGCCAAAGAAGGCTGACGGCAGCAGTGGTGGGAtcagttattctggctggaggtctgtgacccgtGATGTTATATCAGCATTTAGCTAAAgcacaaggaaacaggccctttggcccacattgtccatgctggcCCCACGTGACTGTGTTTGGCCTACACCCCTCCAACCCTAAACTGTTCacgtacctgtccaggtgtcgtGCAAGaaatatcaaaggtatcaaaggtattttattagtcacattcacatacaccgaggtgtagtgaagtgaaatgctttttgccattttgcagcacacaaaagcaCATAAATAGTCCTGAAACCCGGTTTATTTGGATGGAGCCCAGCTagaaggcatagataggatagacagaagGAATATTTTTTCCTGGGGTGGGAATGTAAAATACTAGAGGTGAGAGCAAGGTGCTGGAGCCTGAAACCcgagttcaagaacagtttcctgCCAGCAACCATCGGGCACTTGGACACTGcaaaacactaacctcagcaactatgaacttcaATCAACTGTTTGGCTGCACTTGGGACATGGGGGGttcactattatggttacctagtaccacggtaattaatttattgtattagtgATTGTTATAAGTTACCTGATGTATTGCAATAGTGAACCTGTAAAGCGGTAGCAAGTAAGAATGGCAATGAAACGTTCTTGAGTCTCAAGCAGTCACGGCAGACTTGAAGGGTTACTCTCGTTGCAAAGGACGTATGGTTTGATTGTCGTCCTGTGATACAAAATTCCAGGAGTGAGAAAAAAATCACAGTACTTTAGAAACTCAGCTCTTAAAATGACACCGGTTGAGGGGAGTGGGTTATTTCACCAGATAATCCGCGTCTCTCTCAGTAAATAACTGTAATGTTTGCATCAGCAACAGCGAGTAACTGCACAACTGTTGCCAGAATTTACTGGCATTTTATGTATAAAACTGGAAGAATAACATTCTGCTGAAGAATGAGCTTTCCCGGTTGTTCCCAAAGCATTCAGCACAAATCCGCTCTCCCGCAGGGATCCAAAGTGACACATCCCAAAGTAGAACTAAAGTTTCCAAGTTCGCCCCGGCTCTCAGCAGCGCTCGGGTCCCGGCTCTCAGCAGCGCTCGGGTCGGCCGGAGGACTCGGGTCGGTGGGAGGACTCGGGTCGGCGGGAGGACTCGGGTCGGCCGGAGGACTCGGGTCCCGGCTCAGCAGCGCTCGAGTCGGCCGGAGGACTCGGGTCCCGGCTCAGCAGCGCTCGGGTCGGACGGAGGACTCGGGTCGATGGGAGGACTCGGGTCGGCCGGAGGACTCGGGTCGGCCGGAGGACTCGGGTCGGCCGGAGGACTCGGGTCCCGGCTCAGCAGCGCTCGGGTCGGCCGGAGGACTCGGGTCTCGGCTCTACGCAGCGCTCGGGTCGGCCGGAGGACTCGGCGAATCTGGTGTTCGGGAACACTCGGGTCGGTCGAGGACTTGGGCCCAGGCTCGGCAGCGCTCGGGTCGGTGGGAGGACTCGGGTCTCGGCTCTCAGCAGCGCTCGGGTCGGTCGAGGACTCGGGTCCCGGG is drawn from Amblyraja radiata isolate CabotCenter1 chromosome 20, sAmbRad1.1.pri, whole genome shotgun sequence and contains these coding sequences:
- the odf3 gene encoding outer dense fiber protein 3 isoform X2, whose translation is MSSGMWVGPWKPHRPRGPIAAFYSSPGPKYGLRGTTGYELHDATRFRSPSYSFGVPHARLTVDSSPGPAYLVPSLLTHRGRDGAPAYSLYGRPKDLKPFKTPGPGYYAPENSGKSAFTAAPAFSIASRTRGFRTDHSPGPAAYILPSVLGPNIVIKSSSANFSLSGRNKTGSFHEDFQKTPGPGAYRVTDTSVYKQKPPQFSMIGRNQLPGDSTRKPGPGSHSPEKPR
- the odf3 gene encoding outer dense fiber protein 3 isoform X1; amino-acid sequence: MSSGMWVGPWKPHRPRGPIAAFYSSPGPKYGLRGTTGYELHDATRFRSPSYSFGVPHARLTVDSSPGPAYLVPSLLTHRGRDGAPAYSLYGRPKDLKPFKTPGPGYYAPENSGKSAFTAAPAFSIASRTRGFRTDHSPGPAAYILPSVLGPNIVIKSSSANFSLSGRNKTGSFHEDFQKTPGPGAYRVTDTSVYKQKPPQFSMIGRNQLPGDSTRKPGPGSHSPEKVVVNRNVAPAFSFGIRHSEYVAPIIVDAV